The proteins below are encoded in one region of Vicia villosa cultivar HV-30 ecotype Madison, WI unplaced genomic scaffold, Vvil1.0 ctg.002116F_1_1, whole genome shotgun sequence:
- the LOC131637924 gene encoding uncharacterized protein LOC131637924 isoform X1: MLISVVTVRGRRRGEIVFGGVDYAHYKKNWQIIITMINHAIGASRVVRKECKTIIAKLLPMVMNGMLEERLFWNEFSYAFSLLKKICSKSENWMVCF; the protein is encoded by the exons ATGTTAATTTCAGTGGTGACGGTAAG AGGAAGAAGAAGGGGTGAGATTGTTTTTGGCGGTGTTGACTATGCTCACTACAAGAAAAATTGGCAG ATTATAATTACCATGATAAACCATGCAATTGGAGCATCTAGAGTTGTAAGGAAAGAGTGCAAGACTATTATTGCAAA ATTGTTACCTATGGTCATGAATGGTATGTTAGAAGAAAGATTATTTTGGAATGAATTTTCTTATGCTTTTTCTTTACTCAAGAAGATCTGTTCCAAATCCGAAAATTGGATGGTGTGCTTTTGA
- the LOC131637924 gene encoding aspartic proteinase-like isoform X2, whose translation MLISVVTVRGRRRGEIVFGGVDYAHYKKNWQIIITMINHAIGASRVVRKECKTIIAKYGQTIMDLLLYAFFLKSVPNPKIGWCAFDSTRGVK comes from the exons ATGTTAATTTCAGTGGTGACGGTAAG AGGAAGAAGAAGGGGTGAGATTGTTTTTGGCGGTGTTGACTATGCTCACTACAAGAAAAATTGGCAG ATTATAATTACCATGATAAACCATGCAATTGGAGCATCTAGAGTTGTAAGGAAAGAGTGCAAGACTATTATTGCAAAGTATGGTCAAACAATAATGGACCTGCTTTTATATGCTTTTTTTCTAAA ATCTGTTCCAAATCCGAAAATTGGATGGTGTGCTTTTGATAGCACTCGTGGTGTTAAGTAA
- the LOC131637924 gene encoding aspartic proteinase-like isoform X3, with product MLISVVTVRGRRRGEIVFGGVDYAHYKKNWQIIITMINHAIGASRVVRKECKTIIAKYGQTIMDLLLYAFFLKYQ from the exons ATGTTAATTTCAGTGGTGACGGTAAG AGGAAGAAGAAGGGGTGAGATTGTTTTTGGCGGTGTTGACTATGCTCACTACAAGAAAAATTGGCAG ATTATAATTACCATGATAAACCATGCAATTGGAGCATCTAGAGTTGTAAGGAAAGAGTGCAAGACTATTATTGCAAAGTATGGTCAAACAATAATGGACCTGCTTTTATATGCTTTTTTTCTAAA ATATCAatga